In the Streptomyces formicae genome, one interval contains:
- a CDS encoding DUF3068 domain-containing protein — protein MRRKASLVLLAFAVFFTAMSPLMRWYAFPRLAKIPPSQYQNAVLEAKNPTLIDYGSMSAKKVDKVTIVQTLKGNVEASEKIEKSADRDVVVWDALSYIQDADGKMVSKVPERYIFDAHSQEPVHATGEAVDGDPVKREGIEFKWPFLTEKRDYEYFDAQARITRPIHYKGTRTFRGVKVYYFEQTIPWTKVSFPKTMPVKGITPESLAKTGTTRWYTTVRKFWVEPTTGAPVYGEEIQKNELRGGSLLGGRDKVTVFAGHVKMREDYIENTVDLVTSQRVLVLLLTSYLPWGFLGLGILLLALSLWLEARSRRPGDPEPTASSDPEPEPVNA, from the coding sequence ATGCGCCGCAAGGCCAGCCTCGTCCTGCTCGCCTTCGCCGTGTTCTTCACGGCCATGTCCCCGCTCATGCGCTGGTACGCCTTCCCGCGCCTGGCCAAGATCCCGCCGAGCCAGTACCAGAACGCGGTCCTGGAGGCGAAGAACCCGACGCTCATCGACTACGGCTCCATGTCGGCCAAGAAGGTCGACAAGGTCACCATCGTGCAGACCCTCAAGGGCAACGTGGAGGCGTCGGAGAAGATCGAGAAGAGCGCCGACCGCGACGTCGTCGTCTGGGACGCCCTCTCCTACATCCAGGACGCCGACGGCAAGATGGTCTCCAAGGTCCCCGAGCGCTACATCTTCGACGCGCACAGCCAGGAGCCCGTGCACGCCACGGGGGAGGCGGTCGACGGCGACCCGGTCAAGCGCGAGGGCATCGAGTTCAAGTGGCCCTTCCTGACCGAGAAGAGGGACTACGAGTACTTCGACGCACAGGCCCGCATCACCCGGCCCATCCACTACAAGGGCACCCGGACCTTCCGCGGCGTGAAGGTCTACTACTTCGAGCAGACCATCCCCTGGACCAAGGTCTCCTTCCCCAAGACGATGCCGGTCAAGGGCATCACTCCGGAGTCCCTCGCCAAGACCGGCACCACCCGCTGGTACACCACGGTCCGCAAGTTCTGGGTCGAGCCGACCACCGGGGCGCCCGTCTACGGCGAGGAGATCCAGAAGAACGAACTGCGCGGCGGCAGCCTGCTCGGCGGCCGCGACAAGGTCACCGTCTTCGCCGGGCACGTGAAGATGCGCGAGGACTACATCGAGAACACCGTCGACCTGGTCACGTCCCAGCGGGTCCTGGTGCTCCTGCTCACCTCGTACCTCCCCTGGGGCTTCCTCGGTCTCGGCATTCTGCTGCTCGCGCTCTCCCTCTGGCTGGAGGCCCGCAGCCGCAGGCCGGGCGACCCGGAGCCCACGGCGTCCAGCGATCCCGAACCCGAACCCGTCAACGCCTAG
- a CDS encoding lytic transglycosylase domain-containing protein, protein MAPVIGRRLRRGAVTTAVAAAAVAALAASGAPGATGVPRDERAAGAADTPPPVGDSATGNSPYYTDLPPLQSPVPPTGAPPNGGDKEAEAGLPATVLDAYKKAESELADARPGCNLPWQLLAAIGKVESGQARGGRVDANGTTLTPILGPVLNGNGFAKITDTDKGAYDGDTTHDRAVGPMQFIPSTWATSGKDGNNDGKKDPNNIYDAALAAGYYLCANDRDLAVEADLHKAILSYNRSTEYLNTVLSWLEYYRKGTHEVPDGKGVLPDDRSDTRFPSNGSGPGAKHPGTAAKNPTPKPNTGGKTPGDKSPGGKPPGKGDGGGTKPTPPGDGGSQKPGPSPAERVDVLANAGTGDLVAKTGDAFTERVAVRAEAKSGAFVAKVKVKFTVVGDTDARFAGGAKSATATTGITGKATAPVLEAGHKSGEFVVRATVVGRSLPGVDFDAEVAARQADALARTSDKALTCEAGKEFADRVEVKATYKGKVADGVATTATLVKSATDATVNDKGPYFKDADGKPVRTLKGLKTDANGVLKLPKMYADDAAGTYLLRVATAGGGTLTVELKVTAAEPDATPSPSTSSSASPTTSPSASTSPSPSS, encoded by the coding sequence ATGGCGCCGGTTATCGGCAGGCGGCTGCGCAGAGGAGCGGTGACCACCGCGGTGGCCGCGGCGGCGGTGGCGGCACTCGCCGCGTCGGGGGCTCCCGGAGCGACGGGCGTCCCCCGCGACGAACGGGCCGCGGGTGCCGCGGACACGCCCCCACCGGTCGGTGACTCCGCGACCGGCAACTCGCCGTACTACACGGACCTGCCGCCCCTGCAGAGCCCCGTCCCGCCGACCGGCGCCCCGCCGAACGGCGGCGACAAGGAGGCCGAGGCGGGCCTGCCCGCCACCGTCCTGGACGCGTACAAGAAGGCCGAGTCCGAGCTCGCGGACGCCAGGCCGGGGTGCAACCTCCCCTGGCAACTGCTGGCCGCCATCGGCAAGGTCGAGTCGGGCCAGGCCCGCGGCGGCCGCGTCGACGCCAACGGCACGACGCTCACCCCGATCCTCGGCCCGGTCCTGAACGGCAACGGCTTCGCGAAGATCACCGACACCGACAAGGGCGCGTACGACGGCGACACGACGCACGATCGCGCGGTCGGCCCCATGCAGTTCATCCCGTCGACGTGGGCCACCTCCGGCAAGGACGGCAACAACGACGGCAAGAAGGACCCCAACAACATCTACGACGCGGCGCTCGCGGCGGGCTACTACCTCTGCGCGAACGACCGTGATCTGGCCGTCGAGGCCGACCTGCACAAGGCGATCCTGAGTTACAACCGCTCTACGGAGTACCTGAACACGGTCCTGTCGTGGCTGGAGTACTACCGCAAGGGCACCCACGAGGTCCCGGACGGCAAGGGCGTTCTGCCGGACGACCGCAGCGACACCCGCTTCCCGTCCAACGGCTCGGGTCCCGGCGCGAAGCACCCGGGTACCGCCGCGAAGAACCCGACGCCGAAGCCGAACACGGGCGGCAAGACGCCGGGCGACAAGAGCCCCGGCGGCAAGCCCCCGGGGAAGGGCGACGGCGGCGGCACCAAGCCCACGCCGCCCGGCGACGGCGGCTCGCAGAAGCCCGGGCCCTCCCCGGCCGAGCGGGTCGACGTGCTGGCGAACGCCGGTACGGGAGACCTCGTCGCGAAGACGGGCGACGCCTTCACCGAGCGCGTCGCGGTGCGCGCGGAGGCGAAGTCGGGTGCGTTCGTGGCCAAGGTCAAGGTGAAGTTCACCGTCGTCGGTGACACGGACGCCCGCTTCGCGGGCGGTGCGAAGAGCGCCACGGCCACCACGGGCATCACCGGCAAGGCGACCGCCCCGGTGCTCGAAGCGGGGCACAAGAGCGGCGAGTTCGTGGTGCGCGCCACGGTCGTGGGCCGCTCGCTGCCCGGCGTCGACTTCGACGCCGAGGTCGCCGCACGCCAGGCCGACGCGCTCGCCAGGACCAGCGACAAGGCGCTGACCTGCGAGGCGGGCAAGGAGTTCGCGGACAGGGTCGAGGTCAAGGCGACGTACAAGGGCAAGGTCGCGGACGGTGTCGCGACCACCGCCACGCTGGTCAAGTCGGCGACGGACGCGACCGTCAACGACAAGGGCCCCTACTTCAAGGACGCGGACGGCAAGCCGGTCCGCACCCTCAAGGGCCTCAAGACCGACGCGAACGGCGTGCTGAAGCTCCCGAAGATGTACGCGGACGACGCGGCGGGCACGTACCTGCTCCGCGTCGCCACGGCCGGCGGCGGCACGCTCACCGTCGAACTGAAGGTGACCGCGGCGGAGCCCGACGCGACTCCCTCGCCGAGCACCTCGTCGAGCGCCTCCCCGACCACGTCTCCGAGCGCCTCCACGAGTCCTTCGCCCAGCAGCTGA
- a CDS encoding SPW_0924 family protein — protein MRALIAAATGLAVAFALVLTITAIGAPPGETSPKPLLTTVPKHP, from the coding sequence ATGCGCGCCCTCATCGCCGCCGCCACCGGCCTCGCCGTCGCGTTCGCCCTGGTCCTGACGATCACGGCGATCGGCGCCCCACCGGGCGAGACGTCGCCCAAGCCGCTCCTCACCACTGTCCCCAAGCACCCATAG
- the hrpB gene encoding ATP-dependent helicase HrpB — translation MTALRYDALDLPVRDALPALRAALEGPGSAVLCAPPGTGKTTLVPLALAGLLDGLPGGPDDAQERRVVVAEPRRIAARAAARRMAWLLGEKPGERVGYTVRGERQVGPRTRVEVVTTGVLLQRLQRDQELSGVDVVIIDECHERHLDADTVAAFLVDVRAALRPELRLVAASATTDAEGWARILGDAPVVEARGIAHPVEVVWAPPARPVRPPHGMRVDPALLTHVASVVRRALAERAGDVLCFLPGVGEIARVAGQLGGLGDVEVLQVHGRAPAAVQDAVLAGGERRRVVLATSVAESSLTVPGVRVVVDSGLAREPRVDHARGLSALATVRASQAAGRQRAGRAGREAPGAVYRCWAEAEDGRLPRFPAPEIKVADLAAFALQAACWGDPDASGLALLDPPPAGALAAARDVLAAVGAVEAETGRVTGRGTRMARVGLHPRLARALLDAAPLVGTRRAAEVVALLSEEPPREYGDDLAGAWRSARRGGDGYAARWRTEARRLTASAPGGERERTGPDREQRGGTDERVAGMVAALAFPERVARAVGGGVYLMAGGTRAEARQGSALAGAEWISVAVADRPVGAGHARVLLGGHIDEDVARRAAAPLRSEGEEVAWSGGDLVTRHVERLGAVELTVRPLKNPDPALVREGLVAGLREEGTGLLKWSRGARELRERLAFLHLRLGPPWPDVAEEALHARVDEWLEPELSTARRRADLGRIDAGQALARLLPWATGEAARLDELAPERFEVPSGSRIRIDYSDPEQPVLAVKLQEMFGLAQTPRIAGGTAPVVVHLLSPAGRPAAVTADLASFWDGGYRAVRSELRGRYPRHPWPEDPATAAPTRYTKARQAQRGSGA, via the coding sequence GTGACCGCTCTCCGTTACGACGCCCTGGACCTGCCCGTACGCGACGCGCTGCCCGCCCTCCGTGCCGCTCTGGAGGGGCCGGGCAGCGCCGTGCTGTGCGCCCCGCCCGGGACGGGCAAGACGACGCTGGTGCCGCTGGCCCTCGCCGGTCTGCTCGACGGCCTGCCCGGCGGTCCTGACGACGCCCAGGAGCGCCGCGTCGTCGTCGCCGAGCCGCGGCGCATCGCCGCACGGGCCGCCGCGCGCCGGATGGCGTGGCTGCTCGGCGAGAAGCCGGGCGAGCGCGTCGGGTACACCGTGCGCGGCGAGCGCCAGGTGGGGCCGCGCACGCGCGTGGAGGTCGTCACGACCGGCGTCCTGCTGCAACGGCTCCAGCGGGACCAGGAGTTGAGCGGCGTGGACGTCGTCATCATCGACGAGTGCCACGAGCGGCATCTGGACGCGGACACCGTGGCGGCCTTCCTGGTGGACGTGCGCGCCGCGCTGCGGCCTGAGCTGCGCCTGGTGGCGGCGTCCGCGACGACCGACGCCGAGGGCTGGGCGCGGATCCTCGGTGACGCTCCCGTAGTGGAGGCCCGGGGCATCGCGCACCCCGTGGAGGTGGTGTGGGCGCCGCCCGCCCGCCCCGTGCGGCCGCCGCACGGCATGCGGGTCGACCCCGCGCTGCTGACCCATGTGGCGTCGGTGGTGCGGCGGGCCCTCGCCGAACGCGCGGGCGACGTCCTGTGCTTCCTGCCGGGGGTCGGTGAGATCGCTCGGGTGGCCGGGCAGTTGGGCGGGCTCGGGGACGTCGAGGTGCTTCAGGTGCACGGGCGGGCGCCCGCCGCGGTGCAGGACGCGGTGCTCGCCGGGGGCGAACGGCGGCGGGTGGTGCTCGCCACGTCCGTGGCCGAGTCGTCCCTGACGGTGCCCGGGGTGCGGGTGGTGGTGGACTCGGGCCTGGCCCGCGAGCCGCGCGTCGACCACGCGCGCGGGCTGAGCGCGCTGGCGACGGTGCGGGCCTCGCAGGCGGCAGGGCGGCAGCGGGCGGGCCGCGCCGGGCGTGAGGCGCCGGGTGCCGTCTACCGGTGCTGGGCGGAGGCCGAGGACGGGCGCCTGCCGCGCTTCCCCGCACCGGAGATCAAGGTGGCGGACCTCGCCGCGTTCGCCCTCCAGGCGGCCTGCTGGGGCGATCCCGACGCCTCCGGGCTCGCCCTGCTCGACCCGCCCCCCGCCGGTGCGCTGGCGGCGGCGCGGGACGTCCTCGCGGCGGTCGGCGCCGTGGAGGCGGAGACCGGCCGGGTGACCGGGCGGGGCACGCGGATGGCCCGGGTGGGCCTGCATCCGCGGCTGGCCCGCGCCCTCCTCGACGCGGCTCCCCTCGTCGGTACCCGGCGGGCGGCGGAGGTGGTGGCCCTGCTGAGCGAGGAGCCGCCCCGTGAGTACGGGGACGACCTCGCGGGGGCGTGGCGCTCGGCGCGGCGCGGCGGGGACGGGTACGCGGCCCGCTGGCGTACCGAGGCGCGGCGCCTCACCGCGTCGGCGCCCGGCGGCGAACGGGAGCGGACCGGCCCCGACCGGGAGCAGCGCGGTGGCACCGATGAGCGGGTCGCCGGGATGGTGGCCGCTCTCGCGTTCCCCGAGCGGGTGGCGCGCGCCGTGGGCGGCGGGGTCTATCTGATGGCGGGCGGCACCCGGGCCGAGGCGCGCCAGGGGTCCGCGCTGGCGGGCGCGGAGTGGATCAGCGTCGCGGTGGCCGACCGGCCCGTGGGCGCGGGGCACGCGCGCGTGCTGCTCGGCGGGCACATCGACGAGGACGTCGCGCGGCGCGCGGCCGCCCCGCTGCGCTCCGAGGGCGAGGAGGTGGCCTGGTCGGGCGGCGACCTCGTCACCCGGCACGTGGAGCGCCTGGGCGCGGTGGAGCTCACGGTGCGACCTCTGAAGAACCCCGACCCCGCCCTCGTGCGCGAGGGTCTCGTCGCCGGACTGCGGGAGGAGGGCACCGGGCTCCTGAAGTGGTCGCGGGGCGCCCGGGAGTTGCGCGAGCGGCTCGCCTTCCTGCACCTGCGGCTCGGGCCGCCCTGGCCCGACGTAGCGGAAGAGGCCCTCCACGCGCGCGTGGACGAATGGCTGGAGCCTGAGCTGTCCACGGCGCGGCGCCGGGCCGACCTGGGGCGGATCGACGCCGGGCAGGCGCTCGCGCGGCTCCTGCCGTGGGCGACCGGCGAGGCCGCCCGCCTCGACGAGTTGGCCCCCGAGCGGTTCGAGGTGCCGAGCGGGTCCAGGATCCGGATCGACTACTCCGACCCCGAACAGCCCGTGCTCGCCGTGAAGCTCCAGGAGATGTTCGGCCTCGCCCAGACCCCGCGGATCGCGGGCGGCACGGCCCCCGTCGTCGTCCACCTCCTGTCCCCGGCGGGGCGCCCCGCGGCCGTCACCGCCGATCTCGCGTCCTTCTGGGACGGCGGGTACCGGGCGGTGCGGTCCGAGCTGCGCGGGCGCTATCCGAGGCATCCGTGGCCCGAGGATCCGGCGACGGCCGCCCCCACTCGGTACACCAAGGCCCGCCAGGCCCAGCGGGGCTCCGGCGCCTAG
- the rpsA gene encoding 30S ribosomal protein S1: protein MTSSTETTATTPQVAVNDIGNEEAFLAAIDETIKYFNDGDIVDGVIVKVDRDEVLLDIGYKTEGVIPSRELSIKHDVDPNEVVAVGDEIEALVLQKEDKEGRLILSKKRAQYERAWGTIEKIKEEDGIVTGTVIEVVKGGLILDIGLRGFLPASLVEMRRVRDLQPYVGKELEAKIIELDKNRNNVVLSRRAWLEQTQSEVRQTFLTTLQKGQVRSGVVSSIVNFGAFVDLGGVDGLVHVSELSWKHIDHPSEVVEVGQEVTVEVLDVDMDRERVSLSLKATQEDPWQQFARTHQIGQVVPGKVTKLVPFGAFVRVDEGIEGLVHISELAERHVEIPEQVVQVNDEIFVKVIDIDLERRRISLSLKQANESFGADPSAVEFDPTLYGMAASYDDQGNYIYPEGFDPETNDWLEGFETQREAWEGQYAEAQTRFEQHQAQVIKSREADAQAEAEGAAAPAGAAPAASGGGGGGSYSSESDDNSGALASDEALAALREKLAGGQS from the coding sequence ATGACGAGCAGCACCGAGACCACCGCCACCACCCCGCAGGTAGCGGTCAACGACATCGGTAACGAGGAAGCCTTCCTCGCCGCGATCGACGAGACGATCAAGTACTTCAACGACGGCGACATCGTCGACGGCGTCATCGTGAAGGTCGACCGGGACGAGGTCCTGCTCGACATCGGTTACAAGACCGAAGGCGTCATCCCGAGCCGCGAGCTCTCCATCAAGCACGACGTCGACCCGAACGAGGTCGTCGCCGTCGGTGACGAGATCGAGGCCCTGGTTCTCCAGAAGGAGGACAAGGAAGGCCGTCTGATCCTGTCCAAGAAGCGCGCTCAGTACGAGCGTGCCTGGGGCACGATCGAGAAGATCAAGGAAGAAGACGGCATCGTCACCGGTACCGTCATCGAGGTCGTCAAGGGTGGTCTCATCCTCGACATCGGCCTCCGTGGCTTCCTGCCGGCCTCCCTCGTCGAGATGCGCCGCGTCCGCGACCTCCAGCCCTACGTGGGCAAGGAGCTCGAGGCCAAGATCATCGAGCTGGACAAGAACCGCAACAACGTGGTCCTGTCCCGCCGTGCCTGGCTCGAGCAGACCCAGAGCGAGGTCCGTCAGACCTTCCTCACGACCCTGCAGAAGGGCCAGGTCCGCTCCGGCGTCGTTTCCTCGATCGTCAACTTCGGTGCGTTCGTGGACCTCGGCGGCGTCGACGGTCTCGTGCACGTCTCCGAGCTTTCCTGGAAGCACATCGACCACCCCTCCGAGGTTGTCGAGGTCGGCCAGGAAGTCACCGTCGAGGTCCTCGACGTGGACATGGACCGCGAGCGCGTGTCCCTGTCGCTCAAGGCGACGCAGGAAGACCCGTGGCAGCAGTTCGCCCGCACGCACCAGATCGGGCAGGTTGTTCCCGGTAAGGTCACCAAGCTCGTTCCGTTCGGTGCGTTCGTGCGCGTCGACGAGGGCATCGAGGGCCTGGTCCACATCTCCGAGCTGGCCGAGCGCCACGTGGAGATCCCGGAGCAGGTCGTCCAGGTCAACGACGAGATCTTCGTCAAGGTCATCGACATCGACCTCGAGCGTCGCCGGATCTCGCTGAGCCTCAAGCAGGCCAACGAGTCCTTCGGTGCCGACCCGTCGGCCGTCGAGTTCGACCCGACCCTGTACGGCATGGCCGCGTCCTACGACGACCAGGGCAACTACATCTACCCCGAGGGCTTCGACCCCGAGACGAACGACTGGCTCGAGGGCTTCGAGACCCAGCGTGAGGCTTGGGAGGGCCAGTACGCCGAGGCGCAGACGCGCTTCGAGCAGCACCAGGCCCAGGTCATCAAGTCCCGCGAGGCGGACGCCCAGGCCGAGGCCGAGGGTGCGGCGGCTCCGGCCGGCGCCGCTCCGGCCGCGTCCGGCGGTGGCGGCGGCGGTTCGTACTCCTCGGAGTCGGACGACAACTCCGGCGCCCTTGCTTCGGACGAGGCGCTTGCCGCGCTTCGTGAGAAGCTTGCCGGCGGTCAGAGCTGA
- a CDS encoding serine hydrolase, with amino-acid sequence MALHLRKRRTAIVAALTTALLAPISATAADASSQQGRALCTARRDPALAARMSHDIRAALSSRTGSVSVAVHDTRTGLFCQLAGGRRYDAASVAKVMMMEATLRRAQEWRRGLTAWERRKIRPMITGSDNNAARRIWNDLGHPYLSRFLRRVGTTATSLGPSRLWGLTRTTAADQLRLLGVLTGARDVLKPTARAYGLRQMADVRRDQRWGVPAGMPRGIRAHLKNGWLPRATHGWRVHSVGAFTGGGRTYRIVVLSHDNPTMAYGVRTVERVAQAVHRGLNKGRAVGQGLTPEDEISEVPDGSVPETADDVDPAS; translated from the coding sequence ATGGCCCTTCACCTGCGAAAGCGCCGCACGGCCATCGTCGCGGCGCTCACGACGGCTCTTCTGGCTCCGATATCCGCGACCGCGGCCGACGCCAGTTCTCAGCAGGGCAGAGCGCTCTGCACGGCACGCCGCGATCCCGCTCTCGCCGCCCGGATGTCCCATGACATCCGGGCGGCGCTGTCGTCGAGGACCGGCAGCGTCTCCGTCGCCGTGCACGACACCCGCACCGGACTGTTCTGCCAGTTGGCGGGCGGGCGGCGTTACGACGCGGCGAGCGTCGCCAAGGTCATGATGATGGAGGCCACGCTGCGCCGCGCCCAGGAGTGGCGGCGCGGCCTCACCGCGTGGGAGCGACGGAAGATCCGCCCCATGATCACCGGTTCGGACAACAACGCGGCCCGGCGGATCTGGAACGACCTGGGCCACCCCTACCTCTCCCGTTTCCTGCGCCGCGTCGGCACCACCGCCACCAGCCTCGGCCCGTCCCGCCTCTGGGGCCTGACCCGGACCACCGCGGCCGACCAACTGCGGCTGCTCGGCGTCCTCACCGGCGCCCGTGACGTGCTCAAGCCGACCGCGCGCGCCTACGGGCTGCGGCAGATGGCCGACGTCCGGCGCGACCAGCGCTGGGGCGTGCCCGCGGGCATGCCGCGCGGCATCCGCGCCCACCTCAAGAACGGCTGGCTGCCGCGCGCCACCCACGGCTGGCGGGTGCACAGCGTCGGCGCGTTCACCGGCGGCGGCCGCACCTACCGGATCGTCGTCCTCTCGCACGACAACCCGACGATGGCGTACGGGGTGCGTACCGTGGAACGCGTCGCACAGGCCGTGCACCGGGGCCTCAACAAGGGGCGTGCCGTGGGGCAGGGGCTCACCCCGGAGGACGAGATCAGCGAGGTGCCCGACGGCTCGGTCCCCGAGACCGCGGACGACGTCGACCCGGCCTCGTAA
- a CDS encoding class I SAM-dependent methyltransferase gives MEPIIQESELPEPEATRRDANVTESSRANRGWWDRNADEYQIEHGTFLGDDRFVWGPEGLDEVEAELLGPPESLKGKDVLEIGAGAAQCSRWLLTQGARPVALDLSHRQLQHALRIGGTVPLVQADAGVLPFKDGSFDLACSAYGALPFVAEPVLVLKEVHRVLRPGGRFVFSATHPFRWAFPDEPGPEGLSVAASYFDRTPYVEQDDQGNAVYVEHHRTIGDRVRDIVAAGFRLVDIAEPEWPAWNTQEWGGWSPLRGNLIPGTAIYVCVRD, from the coding sequence ATGGAGCCGATCATCCAAGAGTCCGAGCTGCCCGAGCCCGAAGCCACCCGGCGTGACGCCAACGTCACCGAGAGCAGCCGCGCGAACCGCGGCTGGTGGGACCGGAACGCCGACGAGTACCAGATCGAGCACGGCACGTTCCTCGGGGACGACCGCTTCGTGTGGGGCCCCGAGGGGCTCGACGAGGTGGAGGCCGAGCTCCTCGGTCCGCCCGAGAGCCTCAAGGGCAAGGACGTCCTGGAGATCGGCGCGGGTGCCGCCCAGTGCTCGCGCTGGCTCCTCACCCAGGGCGCCCGTCCCGTCGCCCTCGATCTCTCGCACCGCCAGCTCCAGCACGCGCTGCGGATCGGCGGCACGGTGCCGCTGGTGCAGGCCGACGCCGGAGTGCTGCCCTTCAAGGACGGCTCCTTCGACCTCGCCTGCTCCGCCTACGGAGCGCTGCCCTTCGTCGCCGAGCCCGTCCTCGTCCTGAAGGAGGTGCATCGCGTGCTGCGCCCCGGCGGGCGCTTCGTCTTCTCCGCGACGCACCCCTTCCGCTGGGCGTTCCCCGACGAGCCGGGCCCGGAGGGCCTCTCCGTGGCGGCCTCCTACTTCGACCGCACTCCTTATGTGGAGCAGGACGACCAGGGCAACGCCGTCTACGTGGAGCACCACAGGACCATCGGCGACCGGGTGCGCGACATCGTCGCCGCGGGCTTCCGGCTCGTGGACATCGCCGAGCCGGAGTGGCCCGCCTGGAACACCCAGGAGTGGGGCGGCTGGTCCCCGCTGCGCGGAAACCTGATCCCGGGGACGGCCATCTACGTGTGCGTACGAGACTGA